Proteins from a genomic interval of Methanofollis formosanus:
- the purD gene encoding phosphoribosylamine--glycine ligase gives MDMKILVVGGGGREHAIVRALSRNSDVKLYSVMARRNPGIAQLSEKVLLEKETDVREVTAFATEHAVDYAVIGPEAPLEAGIADVLHEAGIPCVGPTRMAARLETDKAFCRTMMEKHGIAGCPLYRVFHGDADGACDYIDAYDGDLVVKPIGLTGGKGVKVMGEQVDAAGAKEYVQSLGGDVVLEERLIGEEFTLQAFVDGNHLVPMPLVQDHKRAYEGDVGPNTGGMGTYSLEDHLLPFVSRVDYEAALEIMRNAVAAMITEGQPYRGILYGQFMNTRDGPKVVEFNSRFGDPEAMNVLSILESDFTDVLCRIVEGTLSQAHVKFAPKATVCKYLVPEGYPEAPVAGSPITIGDYGDALLYYANIEEKDGHLSTLTSRTMAFVGIGDNLEEAEAQAEAAAGLVRGGVWYRHDIGKRAVLEKRIAHMREIQ, from the coding sequence ATGGACATGAAGATCCTTGTTGTGGGCGGTGGAGGCAGAGAGCACGCAATTGTTCGCGCCCTTTCCCGCAACAGCGACGTGAAACTCTATTCTGTCATGGCCAGGCGGAATCCTGGCATCGCTCAGCTCTCTGAAAAGGTGCTCCTCGAGAAAGAGACGGACGTCAGAGAGGTGACGGCGTTCGCAACCGAGCACGCCGTCGACTATGCCGTCATCGGTCCTGAGGCCCCCCTGGAGGCCGGGATCGCCGACGTGCTCCACGAGGCGGGCATCCCCTGCGTCGGGCCCACCAGGATGGCGGCTAGGCTCGAGACCGACAAGGCCTTCTGCCGGACCATGATGGAGAAGCACGGGATCGCCGGGTGCCCGCTGTACCGCGTCTTCCATGGCGACGCCGACGGTGCCTGCGACTACATCGACGCCTACGACGGCGACCTCGTCGTCAAACCGATCGGACTCACCGGCGGGAAGGGCGTCAAGGTAATGGGCGAACAGGTCGACGCCGCGGGAGCGAAAGAATATGTGCAGAGCCTCGGCGGCGATGTGGTCCTTGAAGAGCGGTTGATCGGCGAGGAGTTTACGCTCCAGGCCTTCGTGGACGGCAACCACCTGGTGCCGATGCCTCTGGTCCAGGACCATAAAAGGGCCTATGAGGGTGACGTCGGGCCGAACACCGGGGGGATGGGGACGTACTCCCTTGAAGATCATCTTCTGCCCTTTGTCTCGCGTGTCGACTACGAGGCGGCCCTCGAGATCATGCGCAACGCCGTGGCGGCGATGATCACCGAGGGGCAGCCGTACCGCGGCATCCTGTACGGGCAGTTCATGAATACCAGGGACGGCCCGAAGGTAGTGGAGTTCAACTCCCGCTTTGGGGACCCAGAGGCGATGAATGTCCTCTCGATCCTGGAGTCCGACTTCACCGATGTGCTCTGCCGGATCGTCGAGGGCACACTCTCCCAGGCGCATGTGAAGTTCGCACCGAAGGCGACGGTCTGCAAATACCTGGTGCCCGAGGGCTATCCTGAGGCTCCGGTGGCCGGGTCCCCGATCACTATCGGCGACTACGGCGACGCCCTCCTGTACTATGCCAATATCGAGGAGAAGGACGGGCACCTCTCGACCCTCACCTCGCGGACGATGGCCTTCGTCGGGATCGGCGACAATCTGGAGGAGGCCGAGGCACAGGCCGAGGCGGCCGCCGGGTTGGTCCGGGGCGGGGTCTGGTACAGGCACGACATCGGCAAGCGGGCGGTCCTTGAGAAGAGGATCGCACATATGAGGGAAATACAATGA
- the argF gene encoding ornithine carbamoyltransferase gives MKKDFLTLLDCDAIEIEALLDGAARLKSYRAAGKSHAILPGCSLGMIFEKASTRTRVSFEAGMHDLGGHALFLNPADMQLGRGELVRDTARVLSRFVSAVMIRAYRHSTIEEFAKYASVPVINGLSDKAHPCQVLADLLTLKEQFSSLEGLRLAWIGDGNNVCNSLLLASALTGLELQVATPPGYRPPAWAIEEAEERGARVTFCETPEEAAAGAHALYTDVWVSMGNEEEREMRLRDFKGYTLTADLVRRAEPDAIVMHCLPAHRGEEITDEVIEGPQSVVWDQAENRLHAQKALLVHLLSDRVHSCGME, from the coding sequence ATGAAGAAGGATTTTTTAACGCTTCTGGACTGTGATGCCATCGAGATCGAGGCGCTGCTCGACGGTGCAGCGCGGCTGAAGAGTTACCGGGCGGCGGGCAAGTCGCACGCCATCCTGCCGGGGTGCAGTCTCGGGATGATCTTCGAGAAGGCCTCGACCAGAACGAGGGTCTCGTTCGAGGCCGGGATGCACGACCTCGGCGGCCATGCCCTCTTCCTCAACCCGGCCGACATGCAACTCGGCCGGGGCGAACTGGTGAGGGACACCGCACGGGTGCTCTCCAGGTTCGTCTCCGCGGTGATGATCCGGGCCTACCGCCACAGCACCATCGAGGAGTTTGCGAAATATGCCTCGGTCCCGGTCATCAACGGGCTCTCAGACAAGGCCCATCCGTGCCAGGTGCTCGCCGATCTCCTGACCCTGAAGGAGCAGTTCTCCTCCCTTGAGGGGCTCCGGCTCGCGTGGATCGGCGACGGGAACAATGTCTGCAACTCCCTGCTCCTTGCCTCGGCCCTCACCGGACTCGAACTGCAGGTGGCGACGCCGCCGGGTTACCGTCCGCCGGCATGGGCTATCGAGGAAGCGGAGGAGCGCGGGGCGCGGGTCACCTTTTGCGAGACGCCCGAAGAGGCGGCGGCAGGTGCGCATGCCCTGTACACCGATGTCTGGGTCTCGATGGGGAACGAGGAAGAGCGCGAGATGCGTCTGCGGGACTTCAAGGGCTACACCCTCACCGCCGACCTGGTCAGGCGGGCCGAACCCGATGCGATCGTGATGCACTGTCTCCCGGCGCACCGGGGCGAGGAGATCACCGACGAGGTGATCGAAGGGCCGCAGAGCGTGGTCTGGGACCAGGCCGAGAACCGCCTCCATGCCCAGAAGGCGCTGCTGGTCCACCTCCTCAGCGACAGGGTCCATTCCTGCGGGATGGAGTGA
- a CDS encoding type II toxin-antitoxin system RelE family toxin — protein sequence MGLYEILVKAGAEKDITRLPYDVVPRILKKIEALSETPIPHGARKVSGTESLYRIRAGDYRIIYEVSHERRQITIVYVRHRHSAYRRL from the coding sequence ATGGGCCTCTATGAGATCCTTGTCAAGGCAGGTGCGGAGAAAGATATCACACGCCTCCCATATGATGTTGTTCCACGGATTCTCAAAAAGATCGAGGCCCTTTCTGAAACACCAATCCCACATGGGGCACGAAAAGTGAGCGGTACCGAATCTCTGTATCGGATCCGGGCCGGTGATTACCGGATCATCTATGAAGTATCCCATGAACGCAGGCAGATTACAATAGTTTATGTTCGTCATCGGCATAGTGCATATCGCAGGCTCTAA
- a CDS encoding type II toxin-antitoxin system prevent-host-death family antitoxin: MVETMGDVKEQYIVDEHGKRVAVILPLHEYERLQEDLHDLAVAAERHEEGTIKFEELKKRL, encoded by the coding sequence ATGGTCGAAACGATGGGAGATGTAAAAGAACAATATATTGTCGATGAACACGGAAAGAGGGTTGCAGTCATCCTCCCTCTCCATGAGTACGAGCGGTTGCAGGAAGATCTTCACGATCTGGCTGTGGCAGCGGAGCGACATGAAGAGGGGACAATCAAATTTGAAGAATTGAAAAAACGACTTTGA
- a CDS encoding methanogenesis marker 14 protein, with translation MCARFLDRFFKPKPYIVESVPPPSVSHGAGMTVPEYKVKPYFIVASVEMGNTTTKCILTGTNLETGHTYVINKTVKMSRDVRPPRPGEEVFGKTLDGTEITRESVTDLVRDTLLQCHRDAGLSITDDLDFVVRSTGVVAAMDSPDQVGDFVIALANGCLAAGVPPKKMTPPMSKENLTKKLQQHSFADKVVFVGAVAGVVPPVGSSGVEMVANEMEGELAMAGIKEGAKNTPVDFRNPCISIDFGTTLDGRITSDVAPGDPDPFAKTIGNFCGLAGSIPDSIVRGTGQVEGRTGTALDMFGDRSALEGVSRIGRSAGIVEDYVGQIHRHIDIRRVPPDRERFGRVPVNSRIAHDSGVVLIGCDVGENGSETGALNTLGAEIYEKYGKGLLTDVIDHVCSEMALRLIDVAVEHEMVPENSSIGFTGRAAISGKKPQYILNGIAERGLYKNPQDHVVFVDDGLARGAALMGRCMNSLGKPKNPLGGVRGGRCIMAERIKIGK, from the coding sequence ATGTGCGCCCGTTTTCTTGACCGCTTCTTTAAACCGAAGCCATATATCGTGGAGAGCGTACCGCCCCCCTCGGTCTCCCACGGTGCCGGGATGACCGTGCCCGAATACAAGGTCAAGCCCTACTTCATCGTCGCCTCGGTGGAGATGGGCAACACCACCACCAAGTGTATCCTCACCGGCACCAACCTGGAGACCGGCCACACCTATGTCATCAACAAGACCGTGAAGATGAGCAGGGACGTCAGACCGCCAAGACCCGGCGAAGAGGTCTTCGGGAAGACTCTGGACGGGACCGAGATCACCAGAGAGTCGGTCACCGACCTGGTCCGCGACACCCTCCTCCAGTGCCACAGGGATGCCGGACTCTCGATCACCGACGACCTCGACTTTGTGGTCAGGAGCACCGGCGTGGTGGCGGCGATGGACTCGCCCGACCAGGTCGGTGATTTCGTGATCGCCCTGGCCAACGGGTGCCTCGCGGCCGGTGTCCCGCCCAAGAAGATGACTCCCCCGATGTCCAAGGAGAACCTCACGAAGAAACTCCAGCAGCACAGTTTCGCCGACAAGGTCGTCTTTGTCGGGGCGGTCGCCGGCGTCGTCCCGCCGGTCGGAAGTTCGGGCGTCGAGATGGTCGCCAACGAGATGGAAGGCGAACTCGCCATGGCCGGGATCAAGGAAGGGGCGAAGAACACCCCGGTCGACTTCCGCAACCCCTGCATCTCTATCGACTTCGGGACCACGCTCGACGGGCGGATCACCTCCGACGTCGCGCCCGGCGATCCCGACCCCTTCGCAAAGACCATCGGAAACTTCTGCGGGCTTGCAGGTTCCATCCCCGACTCCATCGTCAGGGGCACCGGGCAGGTCGAGGGGCGGACCGGGACGGCGCTTGATATGTTCGGCGACAGGAGTGCTCTTGAAGGTGTCTCCAGGATCGGGAGGAGCGCCGGGATCGTCGAGGACTATGTCGGACAGATTCATCGGCATATCGACATCAGGCGTGTCCCGCCCGACCGCGAACGCTTCGGCCGGGTGCCGGTCAACTCCAGGATCGCCCACGACTCAGGGGTGGTCCTCATCGGCTGCGACGTCGGGGAGAACGGGAGCGAGACCGGAGCACTCAATACCCTCGGTGCAGAAATCTATGAGAAGTACGGCAAAGGTCTGCTCACCGATGTGATCGACCACGTCTGCTCCGAGATGGCCCTGCGGCTCATCGACGTCGCCGTCGAGCACGAGATGGTTCCTGAGAACTCGTCCATCGGCTTCACCGGTCGGGCGGCGATCTCCGGGAAGAAACCGCAGTATATTCTGAACGGGATCGCGGAACGCGGGCTGTACAAAAACCCACAGGACCATGTGGTCTTCGTGGACGACGGGCTTGCGAGGGGCGCCGCCCTGATGGGCAGGTGCATGAACTCCCTTGGCAAACCGAAGAACCCGCTCGGCGGCGTCCGCGGCGGACGGTGCATCATGGCCGAGCGGATCAAGATCGGAAAATGA